One region of Mucilaginibacter gotjawali genomic DNA includes:
- a CDS encoding response regulator transcription factor, which translates to MKKIRLAIADDHKIFRNGLKATLEDCADFDLVMEASNGKQLIAQLAATTPDVILMDIKMPEMDGIQTTAWVKQHFSHIKVLALSMFNEDKYIVDMMKAGASGYLLKNAEPEEIIEAVSTVFAKDYYFNEHLSITLIKQLAGNTQPGNAPQSLADFNEREIEVLKLVCQEYSNQEIADKICLSVRTVEGYRARLFEKTRSKNLVGLVIFAVKTGIISV; encoded by the coding sequence ATGAAAAAGATCAGGTTAGCTATAGCAGACGACCATAAAATCTTCAGGAACGGGTTAAAAGCCACCCTGGAAGATTGTGCTGATTTTGATTTGGTAATGGAAGCATCAAATGGCAAGCAGTTAATTGCCCAGCTTGCAGCCACAACGCCGGATGTTATTTTGATGGATATAAAAATGCCCGAAATGGATGGCATTCAAACTACCGCCTGGGTAAAACAGCATTTTAGCCATATCAAGGTATTGGCGTTATCTATGTTTAATGAAGACAAATACATTGTGGATATGATGAAGGCCGGCGCATCGGGCTACCTGCTTAAAAATGCCGAGCCCGAGGAGATCATTGAAGCGGTATCAACCGTATTTGCAAAAGACTATTACTTTAACGAACACCTTTCCATCACCCTGATCAAACAGCTGGCAGGCAATACGCAGCCGGGCAATGCCCCCCAATCGCTGGCTGATTTCAACGAACGCGAAATAGAAGTTTTAAAACTGGTTTGCCAGGAATACTCCAACCAGGAAATTGCCGATAAAATATGCCTCAGCGTGCGCACCGTTGAAGGCTACCGAGCCCGCCTCTTCGAAAAAACCCGCTCCAAAAACCTTGTCGGCCTGGTGATCTTCGCCGTTAAGACGGGGATTATCAGCGTTTAA